A genomic stretch from Limanda limanda chromosome 11, fLimLim1.1, whole genome shotgun sequence includes:
- the ctnnb1 gene encoding catenin beta-1, whose translation MASQADLMELDMAMEPDRKAAVSHWQQQSYLDSGIHSGATTTAPSLSGKGNPEEDDVDNQVMYEWEQGFNQNFSQEQVQDIDGQYAMTRAQRVRAAMFPETLEEGMQIPSTQFDAANPTNVQRLAEPSQMLKHAVVNLINYQDDAELATRAIPELTKLLNDEDQVVVNKAAVMVHQLSKKEASRHAIMRSPQMVSAIVRTMQNTNDVETARCTAGTLHNLSHHREGLLAIFKSGGIPALVKMLGSPVDSVLFYAITTLHNLLLHQEGAKMAVRLAGGLQKMVALLNKTNVKFLAITTDCLQILAYGNQESKLIILASGGPQALVNIMRTYTYEKLLWTTSRVLKVLSVCSSNKPAIVEAGGMQALGLHLTDPSQRLVQNCLWTLRNLSDAATKQEGMEGLLGTLVQLLGSDDINVVTCAAGILSNLTCNNYKNKMMVCQVGGIEALVRTVLRAGDREDITEPAICALRHLTSRHQDAEMAQNAVRLHYGLPVVVKLLHPPSHWPLIKATVGLIRNLALCPANHSPLREQGAIPRLVQLLVRAHQDTQRRTSMGGTQQQFVEGVRMEEIVEGCTGALHILARDVHNRIVIRGLNTIPLFVQLLYSPIENIQRVAAGVLCELAQDKEAAEAIEAEGATAPLTELLHSRNEGVATYAAAVLFRMSEDKPQDYKKRLSVELTSSLFRTEPMAWNETGDLGLDIGAQGDHLGYRQEDPSYRSFHTGGYGGDTMGMEPMMDHDLVGVHHPGQDYPPVEGLPDLGHAQELIEGLPPGDSNQLAWFDTDL comes from the exons CTGATCTGATGGAGCTGGACATGGCCATGGAGCCAGACCGTAAGGCAGCAGTCAGTCACTGGCAACAACAGTCCTATCTGGACTCAGGCATCCATTCAGGTGCCACCACAACTGCTCCGTCCCTCAGCGGGAAGGGCAACCCTGAGGAAGACGATGTGGACAACCAGGTTATGTATGAGTGGGAGCAGGGCTTCAACCAGAACTTCTCCCAGGAACAAGTACAAG ATATAGATGGTCAGTATGCCATGACGCGTGCACAGCGGGTGCGTGCGGCGATGTTCCCAGAGACTCTTGAGGAGGGCATGCAGATCCCCTCTACACAGTTTGATGCAGCAAACCCCACCAACGTCCAGAGGCTGGCAGAGCCATCGCAAATGCTCAAACACGCTGTGGTCAATCTGATCAATTATCAAGATGACGCTGAATTGGCAACCAGAGCCATACCAGAACTCACCAAACTACTCAATGATGAGGACCAG GTCGTAGTAAACAAAGCTGCAGTGATGGTCCACCAGCTTTCAAAGAAAGAGGCTTCTCGCCACGCCATCATGCGCTCCCCACAGATGGTGTCTGCTATTGTCAGGACCATGCAGAACACAAACGATGTAGAGACGGCTCGCTGTACCGCGGGAACACTGCACAACCTTTCCCATCACAGAGAGGGTCTGCTGGCCATCTTCAAGTCTGGAGGAATACCTGCTCTTGTTAAAATGCTTGG TTCACCAGTGGACTCTGTCCTGTTCTACGCTATCACCACCCTCCACAACCTCCTCCTGCACCAGGAAGGAGCCAAGATGGCTGTTCGTCTAGCTGGAGGTCTACAGAAAATGGTGGCTCTACTCAACAAGACCAATGTTAAATTCCTGGCAATCACCACTGACTGTCTCCAGATACTGGCCTACGGCAACCAGGAAAGCAAG TTGATAATCCTGGCCAGTGGTGGCCCACAGGCCTTGGTCAACATCATGAGGACCTACACCTATGAGAAGCTGCTGTGGACCACAAGCCGAGTTCTCAAAGTGCTGTCAGTCTGCTCCAGTAACAAGCCTGCTATTGTAGAAGCTG GAGGCATGCAGGCTCTGGGACTCCACCTGACAGACCCCAGCCAAAGACTGGTCCAGAACTGTCTCTGGACTCTCAGGAACTTATCAGATGCTGCCACCAAACAG GAGGGAATGGAGGGTCTGCTGGGAACACTGGTTCAGCTGCTCGGCAGTGACGACATTAATGTGGTGACCTGTGCTGCTGGTATTCTGTCTAACCTGACCTGTAACAACTACAAGAACAAGATGATGGTCTGTCAG gttgGAGGTATTGAGGCGTTGGTGCGCACAGTGCTCCGggcaggagacagagaagacatTACAGAGCCAGCTATTTGTGCCCTGCGTCACCTCACATCTCGACACCAGGACGCTGAGATGGCACAGAATGCTGTTAGACTGCACTACGGTCTGCCTGTGGTTGTCAAATTACTACATCCGCCGTCACACTGGCCTCTCATtaag GCGACAGTTGGTCTGATCCGTAATCTGGCTCTGTGCCCTGCAAACCACTCTCCTCTGAGGGAGCAGGGAGCCATCCCCAGACTGGTTCAGCTGCTGGTCAGAGCACaccaagacacacagagacgcacCAGCATGGGAGgcacacagcagcagtttgtg GAGGGAGTTCGTATGGAGGAGATAGTGGAGGGCTGCACAGGAGCACTTCACATCCTGGCCAGAGACGTCCACAACAGAATAGTCATCAGAGGACTAAACACCATTCCACTCTTTGTACAG CTGCTGTATTCTCCCATTGAGAACATCCAGCGTGTAGCAGCAGGCGTCCTGTGTGAACTTGCTCAGGACAAAGAGGCTGCAGAGGCCATCGAGGCAGAGGGAGCCACTGCCCCACTCACAGAGCTCTTGCACAGCCGCAACGAAGGAGTTG ccACCTACGCTGCAGCAGTTTTGTTCCGTATGTCTGAGGACAAACCCCAGGACTACAAGAAACGCCTCTCTGTAGAACTCACCAGCTCGCTCTTCAGGACAGAACCAATGGCCTGGAATGAG ACTGGAGACCTGGGTTTGGACATCGGAGCACAGGGAGATCATCTGGGCTACAGACAGGAAG ACCCAAGCTACCGTTCCTTCCATACAGGGGGTTACGGAGGGGACACGATGGGCATGGAGCCCATGATGGACCACGATCTGGTTGGAGTCCACCACCCGGGCCAGGACTATCCCCCAGTTGAGGGGCTGCCTGACCTGGGACACGCCCAGGAACTGATAGAGGGCCTGCCACCCGGCGACTCCAACCAACTGGCCTGGTTTGATACCGACCTGTAA